DNA sequence from the Geobacter sp. AOG2 genome:
TTGCTCTGAAGACCGCCGGGGTCCTTACCCTGTTGGCCCTGTGCGCCATACCGGTGCCGTGCGACGGAGCGCGTTCCACCTTCCCTCTCCTGGATACCCTGTTGGTGGACATCGGTGACGAACAATCCATCGAACAGAGCCTGTCCACCTTCTCGGCCCATGTAGCGCGTATTGTGACCATCCTGGGGCAGGCCGGTCCGCGTTCCCTGGTGCTGTTGGATGAACTGGGCGCCGGCACCGAGCCGCAACAGGGAGCGGCCATCGCGTGCGGCGTACTGCGAGATTTGCAGGAACGGGGCGCCACGGTGATCGCCACTACCCACCTGTCGGAGATCATCGGTTTTGTCCACCGTACACCGGGCATGATCAACGCGGGCATGGAATACGACGCTGAAACCTATACCCCGCTCTACCGCTTGATCAGTGGCGAGCCGGGACACTCCCATGCCGTCGAGATCGCCCGGCGCTACGGCATGCCCGAGCGGGTGATCGCCTTTGCCCGGGAGATGGTGGGGAGTGGGGGAGCGGAATTCACTGCGTTGTTGGCCGACCTGCACCGTCGGCGGGATGAACTGAACGCGGCACGGCAAGAGTTGGAGCGCCAGAAAGAACTGGTGCACAGCAAACAGCGAGAGGTGGAGGCCCGCGCCGGTGCCATCGAGGTGGCTCGGCGGGAGGCATCAGACAAGGCGTGGGCCGAGGCACGGGAGTTGATCTCCACAACCCGGCGGCAGATGAATGAACTGCTGGACGAGTACAAACGGGAAAAACGCGCCGAGATCATCGAAAAACTGCGCCAAAGCGAGGTGGAACTGACCGAACAGCTTGAACCGCGGACCTCCGCAGTGCGTGACCGGACCCCGCTCAAGGCGGTCAAGACGGGAGATGCGGTACATGTGCGCTCGCTGGGGCACGACGGCATTGTGGTTGCCGTGGACCTGAGGCAAGCAAAGGCGCGGGTCAGAACTGGCAGTATGGACGTGGATGTGGGCATCGGTGATCTGTCGGCTCCTCTACAGCAGGGGAAACAAAAAGCGCGGCGCCTGACCCAGGATGCCTGGAAGGCAGGCCATGCCGAAAATGAAGAGCGAGAACTGAAGCTCATCGGCCTGCGGGTTGATGAGGCTCTGGACCTGCTGGAACCGTTTCTCAACCACGCTTCGCTGAACGGCCTCTCAGAGGCGCGCGTTATCCACGGCGTCGGCACAGGGCGGCTGCGGGATGCGGTGCGTGAACACCTGGCCCGCCATCCGTTGGTGGAGGAATTCCGCCCAGGCGGCCCCCACGAGGGAAGAGACGGCGCCACGGTGGTGCTCTTACGGCAGTGACGTTACATTCACCGTTGCCGCCTTCGATCGACGGGCGGGACGTTGTGGGGGAGGTTCA
Encoded proteins:
- a CDS encoding endonuclease MutS2, which gives rise to MITPETLKRLEFDKILTEIAVQAHSDVTREQVMATAPLKDAEQIRLIAGRIDEVRSLISLGIALRLTAFEDIRPLLEVVRPAGAFLAPQDLLQFIPVLSAFSEISRQLAPRSDIPRLASLSPSLRPFPEILEPLAASIDHDGSIMDSASVQLREIRRAKRSLAARIRKKIEEIVRDNDIGVFLQDDFITQRSGRWVIPVRMDSKGMVRGVVHDVSASGETAFMEPLEIIPFVNELENVSAEEKAEEIRILRQLSAWIREDAPALEGCFATLVALDVLNCMARFAERHGLETPGLNSDGILRLAQARHPLLLMLQRQGAIPRVQPLDLEMGDEGRVMVITGPNAGGKTIALKTAGVLTLLALCAIPVPCDGARSTFPLLDTLLVDIGDEQSIEQSLSTFSAHVARIVTILGQAGPRSLVLLDELGAGTEPQQGAAIACGVLRDLQERGATVIATTHLSEIIGFVHRTPGMINAGMEYDAETYTPLYRLISGEPGHSHAVEIARRYGMPERVIAFAREMVGSGGAEFTALLADLHRRRDELNAARQELERQKELVHSKQREVEARAGAIEVARREASDKAWAEARELISTTRRQMNELLDEYKREKRAEIIEKLRQSEVELTEQLEPRTSAVRDRTPLKAVKTGDAVHVRSLGHDGIVVAVDLRQAKARVRTGSMDVDVGIGDLSAPLQQGKQKARRLTQDAWKAGHAENEERELKLIGLRVDEALDLLEPFLNHASLNGLSEARVIHGVGTGRLRDAVREHLARHPLVEEFRPGGPHEGRDGATVVLLRQ